The Pan paniscus chromosome 3, NHGRI_mPanPan1-v2.0_pri, whole genome shotgun sequence genome includes a window with the following:
- the LOC117978453 gene encoding LOW QUALITY PROTEIN: tubulin beta-8 chain-like (The sequence of the model RefSeq protein was modified relative to this genomic sequence to represent the inferred CDS: inserted 2 bases in 1 codon): MTQTASNFLLQLNLSKIKEPIQFWEVISDQHAIDSAGTYHGDSHLQLERINVHYNEACGGRYVPRAVLVDLEPGTMDSVRSGPFGQVFRPDNFIFRELRARTGCGARNNWAKEHYTEDTELMESVTDVVRKEAESCDCLQGFQLTHSLSRGTGSGMGTLLVSKIREEYPDRIINTFSILPSPKVSDTVVEPYNATLSVHQLIENADETFCIDKEALYDICSRTLKLPTPTYGDLNYLVSATMSGVTTYLCFPGQLNADLRKLVVNMVPFPRLHFFMPGFAPLTSRGSQQYRALTVAELTQQMFDAKNMMAACDPHHGCYLTAAAIFRGRMPMREVDEQMFNIQDKNSSYFADWLPNNVKTAVCDIPPRGLKMSVTFTGNNTAVQELFKRVSEQFTAMFRRKAFHWYTGEGMDEMEFTEAESNVNDLVXYQDAMAEEDEEYAEEEVA; this comes from the exons ATGACCCAAACGGCCAGCAATTTTCTCCTCCAGTTAAACCTGTCCAAAATTAAGGAACCTATCCAG TTCTGGGAGGTGATCTCTGACCAACATGCCATCGACTCCGCTGGCACCTACCACGGGGACAGCCACCTGCAGCTGGAGCGCATCAACGTGCACTACAACGAGGCCTGCG GTGGCAGGTACGTGCCCCGCGCTGTGCTCGTGGATCTGGAGCCGGGCACCATGGACTCTGTGCGCTCGGGGCCCTTCGGGCAGGTCTTCAGGCCAGACAACTTCATCTTCCGTGAGCTGCGGGCGAGGACTGGG TGTGGGGCCAGAAACAACTGGGCCAAGGAGCACTACACAGAAGACACGGAGCTGATGGAGTCAGTGACGGACGTTGTCAGAAAGGAGGCTGAGAGctgtgactgcctgcagggtttcCAGCTGACCCACTCCCTGAGTAGGGGGACTGGGTCTGGGATGGGTACCCTTCTCGTTAGTAAGATTCGGGAGGAGTACCCAGACAGGATCATAAACACATTCAGCATCCTGCCCTCGCCCAAGGTGTCGGACACCGTGGTGGAGCCCTACAACGCCACCCTCTCAGTCCACCAGCTCATAGAAAACGCGGATGAGACCTTTTGCATAGATAAGGAAGCGTTATATGACATATGTTCCAGAACCCTAAAACTGCCCACACCCACCTATGGTGACCTGAACTACCTGGTGTCTGCTACCATGAGTGGGGTCACCACGTACCTGTGCTTCCCGGGCCAGCTGAACGCTGACCTGCGGAAGCTGGTCGTGAACATGGTCCCGTTTCCCCGGCTGCATTTCTTCATGCCCGGCTTTGCCCCACTGACCAGCCGGGGCAGCCAGCAGTACCGGGCCTTGACTGTGGCTGAGCTTACCCAGCAGATGTTTGATGCTAAGAACATGATGGCTGCCTGTGATCCCCATCACGGCTGCTACCTAACGGCGGCTGCCATTTTCAGGGGTCGCATGCCCATGAGGGAGGTGGATGAACAAATGTTCAACATTCAAGACAAGAACAGCAGCTACTTTGCTGACTGGCTCCCCAACAACGTAAAAACAGCCGTCTGTGACATCCCACCCCGGGGGCTAAAAATGTCAGTCACCTTCACTGGGAACAACACAGCCGTCCAGGAACTCTTCAAGCGTGTCTCAGAGCAGTTTACAGCAATGTTCAGGCGCAAGGCCTTCCACTGGTACACGGGCGAGGGCATGGATGAGATGGAATTCACCGAGGCCGAGAGCAACGTGAACGACCTGGT ATATCAGGATGCCATGGCCGAGGAGGATGAGGAGTACGCTGAGGAGGAGGTGGCCTAG